A single region of the Pseudomonas granadensis genome encodes:
- a CDS encoding DUF4822 domain-containing protein, producing MHKPTIIGLLLAALSMPHLSAAQATDIRQLGSSPRWLTTKVYIDGAPETDVKAKYPGVVGISTWDPERNRYEFFYTDTGESKYNNGGGGYFFVTGDQKQHVLVPDMGPIKTIVRRLETLNDQEFTYSREVPRDMIETNPPVRIHVVHAPYTGTVQTRSAITQQDKE from the coding sequence ATGCACAAGCCCACGATTATTGGTCTGTTATTGGCGGCACTCTCCATGCCACACCTCAGCGCTGCTCAAGCCACCGACATACGCCAGCTGGGCTCCTCGCCGCGATGGCTGACCACCAAGGTCTATATCGACGGCGCCCCTGAAACCGACGTCAAAGCGAAGTATCCCGGCGTTGTGGGTATATCGACGTGGGATCCCGAACGCAATCGATACGAATTCTTTTACACCGATACAGGTGAGTCAAAGTACAACAACGGTGGCGGTGGTTATTTCTTTGTCACTGGCGATCAGAAACAGCACGTTCTTGTACCCGACATGGGGCCGATCAAGACCATTGTCAGACGCTTGGAAACATTGAATGACCAGGAATTCACTTACTCCCGGGAAGTACCTCGCGACATGATTGAAACCAATCCGCCTGTACGTATTCATGTCGTCCACGCACCTTATACCGGAACCGTACAAACCAGGTCCGCCATTACACAACAAGACAAGGAATGA